The Niallia alba genome includes a window with the following:
- a CDS encoding protein arginine kinase, with amino-acid sequence MSLEKFISKARTSWMCSDGPDSEIVLTSRIRLARNIQDVKFPLLFSKEEAENVIQQVEHAIVKESNDQMELLEMSDLNELEKRVLVEKHLISPQLAEQSPYGAAILSEDEEVSIMVNEEDHIRIQCIKPGLQIVEAFKEANRIDDLLEKKINYAYHVETGYLTSCPTNIGTGLRASVMMHLPGMVLTQQMNRIIPAIQQLGLVVRGIYGEGSEALGNIFQISNQITLGRSEKDIIEELKSVVTQLIDQEKESRNALAKTSNIQLEDRVFRSYGILSNSRIMETKEAAKCLSDVRLGIDMGYIKNISKSILNELMILTQPGFLQLYAGEQMNPNDRDIRRASLIRERLKLETE; translated from the coding sequence GTGTCTTTAGAAAAATTTATAAGTAAAGCACGAACTTCATGGATGTGTTCTGATGGACCAGACTCTGAAATCGTTCTTACCTCTCGAATTCGATTAGCAAGGAATATACAGGATGTGAAATTTCCTCTTTTATTTTCGAAAGAAGAAGCTGAGAATGTGATCCAGCAAGTAGAACATGCAATAGTTAAGGAATCAAATGATCAGATGGAACTGCTTGAAATGAGTGACTTAAATGAATTGGAAAAAAGAGTTCTTGTAGAGAAACATCTAATCAGTCCTCAACTTGCTGAACAATCTCCTTATGGAGCAGCAATATTATCAGAAGATGAAGAAGTAAGCATCATGGTTAATGAAGAGGACCATATTCGCATTCAATGTATCAAGCCTGGTCTTCAAATAGTAGAGGCCTTTAAAGAGGCTAATAGGATTGATGATTTATTAGAAAAAAAGATTAATTATGCTTACCATGTAGAAACGGGATATTTGACAAGTTGTCCGACTAATATCGGAACAGGTCTTAGAGCTTCTGTTATGATGCATTTACCAGGAATGGTATTAACGCAACAGATGAATCGGATTATCCCAGCTATTCAACAGCTTGGCTTAGTAGTTAGAGGCATTTATGGGGAAGGTAGCGAGGCTCTCGGAAATATTTTTCAGATTTCTAACCAAATAACTTTGGGTAGATCCGAAAAAGACATAATTGAGGAATTAAAAAGTGTTGTTACTCAATTAATTGATCAAGAAAAAGAATCGAGAAATGCATTAGCCAAAACCTCTAACATACAATTAGAAGATAGAGTCTTCCGTTCCTACGGAATATTAAGTAATAGTCGTATTATGGAAACAAAGGAAGCGGCAAAATGTCTGTCTGATGTTCGATTAGGTATTGATATGGGATATATAAAAAATATATCCAAAAGTATCCTTAATGAATTAATGATTCTTACTCAGCCAGGGTTTTTACAACTATATGCTGGGGAACAAATGAATCCCAATGATCGCGATATACGTCGTGCATCCTTAATAAGAGAAAGATTAAAATTGGAAACAGAATAG
- a CDS encoding CtsR family transcriptional regulator, with protein sequence MRNISDIIENYLKEVLEMSEKSLVEIKRSEIADKFECVPSQINYVINTRFTIEKGYVVESKRGGGGFIRIMKVQTYDHAHLIDQLLSLIQSRIPQNSAENLILRLVEEDVINKREAKIMLSVIDRSVLYLELPYRDELRARLLKAMLTSLKYK encoded by the coding sequence GTGAGAAATATTTCGGATATAATTGAGAATTACTTAAAAGAAGTATTAGAAATGAGCGAAAAATCATTAGTGGAAATCAAGCGAAGTGAAATCGCCGATAAATTCGAATGTGTACCATCACAAATTAACTATGTAATAAATACCCGTTTTACTATAGAAAAAGGGTATGTAGTCGAAAGTAAACGTGGTGGTGGCGGTTTTATTCGAATTATGAAAGTTCAAACGTATGATCATGCCCATTTAATTGACCAATTACTATCCCTTATTCAAAGTCGGATACCTCAAAATAGTGCAGAAAATTTAATTCTTCGATTAGTAGAAGAAGATGTTATTAATAAGAGAGAAGCAAAAATTATGTTAAGTGTAATCGATCGCTCTGTATTATATTTAGAATTACCATATAGAGATGAATTAAGAGCAAGATTATTAAAGGCGATGTTAACGTCATTAAAATATAAATAA
- the radA gene encoding DNA repair protein RadA, with protein MAKRKTKFLCQECGYESAKWMGKCPGCGNWNTMVEEVEKSTVQRKGAFAHSATSTIAAKPIPITSIETVNEPRIYTDLMELNRVLGGGVVRGSLVLIGGDPGIGKSTLLLQVSSQLAQKKHSVLYVSGEESQKQTKLRADRLGVVSDHLLVYSETNLEDISRTIENTNVEFVVIDSIQTIYHPEVTSAPGSVSQVRECTAELMRIGKTKGIAIFIVGHVTKEGSIAGPRLLEHMVDTVLYFEGERHHTYRILRAVKNRFGSTNEMGIFEMKEVGLEEVENPSEIFLEERSQGAAGSTVVASMEGTRPVLVEIQALISPTSFGNPRRMATGIDHNRVPLLMAVLEKRVGMLLQNQDAYLKVAGGVKLDEPAIDLAIAVSIASSFRDKPTRATDCIIGEVGLTGEVRRVSRIEQRVQEAAKLGFERVIIPSNNLSGLKAPKGLEVVGVHTVAEALTAALGH; from the coding sequence ATGGCTAAAAGAAAAACCAAGTTTCTTTGCCAGGAATGCGGATATGAATCTGCAAAATGGATGGGGAAATGTCCTGGTTGTGGAAACTGGAATACGATGGTGGAAGAAGTAGAAAAAAGCACTGTTCAAAGAAAAGGAGCATTTGCGCACTCAGCTACCAGTACTATTGCAGCAAAACCTATTCCTATAACTAGCATTGAAACAGTCAATGAGCCAAGAATATATACGGACTTAATGGAATTAAACCGTGTTCTTGGGGGAGGAGTGGTTCGTGGTTCGCTAGTATTAATAGGTGGAGATCCAGGAATAGGGAAGTCAACGCTTCTTTTACAAGTATCTTCCCAATTGGCACAAAAAAAACACTCTGTGCTATATGTGTCTGGAGAGGAGTCTCAAAAACAAACAAAATTAAGAGCAGATCGTTTAGGCGTAGTTTCCGACCATTTGCTCGTTTATTCAGAAACAAATCTAGAGGATATAAGCAGAACTATTGAAAATACGAATGTAGAGTTTGTTGTGATTGACTCGATTCAAACAATCTACCATCCAGAGGTTACATCTGCACCAGGAAGTGTCTCTCAAGTTAGAGAATGTACAGCAGAATTAATGAGAATCGGAAAAACAAAAGGAATAGCAATCTTTATTGTAGGACATGTAACAAAGGAAGGTTCGATTGCAGGACCGAGATTGCTTGAACATATGGTTGATACTGTATTGTATTTTGAAGGAGAAAGACATCATACATATCGTATTTTACGTGCTGTAAAGAATCGCTTTGGCTCAACTAATGAGATGGGAATTTTTGAAATGAAAGAAGTTGGTCTTGAAGAAGTAGAGAATCCATCTGAGATTTTTCTTGAGGAACGTTCACAAGGTGCTGCTGGTTCTACGGTGGTAGCCTCAATGGAAGGAACGAGACCTGTTCTTGTTGAAATACAAGCATTGATTTCACCGACTAGCTTCGGAAATCCACGAAGGATGGCAACTGGGATAGATCATAATAGAGTCCCGTTGTTAATGGCTGTATTGGAAAAAAGAGTAGGAATGTTATTGCAGAATCAAGATGCATATTTAAAAGTAGCTGGCGGTGTAAAGTTAGATGAGCCCGCTATTGATTTAGCAATCGCAGTTAGCATTGCCTCAAGCTTCCGAGATAAACCGACAAGAGCAACTGATTGTATTATAGGGGAAGTAGGATTAACTGGAGAAGTTAGAAGAGTTTCTCGAATAGAACAAAGGGTACAAGAGGCTGCAAAATTAGGTTTCGAGCGTGTTATTATCCCATCAAATAATTTAAGCGGTTTAAAGGCCCCAAAAGGTTTAGAAGTTGTCGGAGTACATACAGTAGCAGAAGCTTTAACAGCTGCTTTAGGCCATTAA
- the clpC gene encoding ATP-dependent protease ATP-binding subunit ClpC: MMFGRFTERAQKVLALSQEEAIRLGHNNIGTEHILLGLVREGEGIAAKALSALGLGAEKIQEEVENLIGRGQDAAQTIHYTPRAKKVIELSMDEARKLGHSYVGTEHILLGLIREGEGVAARVLNNLGVSLNKARQQVLQLLGSSESGNHPGGSAASANTPTLDSLARDLTAIAREGSLDPVIGRSKEIQRVIEVLSRRTKNNPVLIGEPGVGKTAIAEGLAQQIVQNEVPEILRDKRVMTLDMGTVVAGTKYRGEFEDRLKKVMDEIRQAGNIILFIDELHTLIGAGGAEGAIDASNILKPSLARGELQCIGATTLDEYRKYIEKDAALERRFQPITVDEPTSEESIQILKGLRDRYEAHHRVSITDEAIDAAVKLSDRYISDRFLPDKAIDLIDEAGSKVRLRSYTTPPNLKELEVKLEEVRKEKDASVQSQEFEKAASLRDTEQRLREQLEETKKNWKEKQGQENTEVTVEDIASVVSSWTGIPVSKLAQTETDKLLNMENILHNRVIGQEEAVIAISKAVRRARAGLKDPKRPIGSFIFLGPTGVGKTELARALAESMFGDEDAMIRIDMSEYMEKHSTSRLVGSPPGYVGYEEGGQLTEKVRRKPYSVVLLDEIEKAHPDVFNILLQVLEDGRLTDSKGRTVDFRNTVLIMTSNVGASALKQNKYVGFNVQDGDQDYKDMKGKVMEELKRAFRPEFLNRIDETIVFHALEKKHLKEIVTLMADQLVKRLTEQDIQLTITEAAKEKIAEEGYDPEYGARPLRRAIQKHVEDRLSEELLKGTVLTGQQIELDVENGEFTVKVNGEEPAVNLQK; encoded by the coding sequence ATGATGTTTGGTCGATTTACAGAAAGAGCGCAGAAGGTATTAGCACTTTCCCAGGAAGAAGCAATTCGTTTAGGACACAATAATATTGGTACAGAGCATATTTTACTTGGGTTAGTTCGTGAAGGAGAAGGAATAGCAGCGAAAGCTCTATCAGCGCTTGGATTAGGAGCTGAAAAAATTCAAGAGGAAGTAGAAAATTTGATTGGTCGTGGTCAAGATGCTGCCCAAACTATTCATTATACGCCAAGAGCTAAAAAAGTGATCGAACTGTCAATGGACGAAGCAAGAAAATTAGGTCATTCTTATGTTGGTACAGAACATATTCTTTTAGGCTTAATTAGAGAAGGAGAAGGGGTAGCAGCCAGAGTATTAAATAATCTAGGTGTAAGTCTAAATAAAGCACGACAACAAGTACTTCAGTTACTTGGAAGTAGTGAATCTGGAAATCACCCAGGTGGCTCAGCTGCTAGTGCGAATACACCAACACTTGATAGCTTAGCTCGTGATTTAACAGCTATCGCAAGAGAGGGTAGTCTAGATCCAGTTATCGGAAGAAGCAAGGAAATCCAGCGTGTTATTGAAGTATTAAGTAGACGTACTAAAAATAACCCAGTGTTAATAGGGGAACCTGGTGTAGGTAAAACAGCTATTGCTGAAGGCCTAGCACAACAAATTGTTCAAAATGAAGTTCCTGAAATCTTAAGAGATAAACGGGTAATGACATTGGATATGGGTACAGTGGTTGCTGGAACGAAGTATCGTGGTGAATTCGAAGATCGTCTGAAGAAAGTAATGGATGAAATTCGCCAAGCGGGGAATATTATTCTGTTCATCGATGAGTTGCATACTTTAATTGGTGCAGGTGGTGCAGAAGGAGCTATTGATGCTTCCAATATACTGAAGCCGTCTTTAGCTCGAGGAGAGCTTCAATGTATTGGTGCCACTACATTAGATGAATATCGTAAATACATTGAAAAAGATGCTGCTTTAGAAAGAAGATTTCAACCTATTACAGTAGATGAACCAACTAGTGAAGAATCAATCCAAATTTTAAAAGGATTAAGAGATCGATATGAGGCTCATCATCGCGTTTCTATTACAGATGAAGCAATTGATGCAGCTGTTAAATTGTCTGATCGTTATATTTCTGATCGTTTCTTACCGGATAAAGCAATTGATTTAATTGATGAGGCTGGTTCGAAGGTTCGATTAAGATCATATACTACTCCACCAAATTTAAAAGAGTTAGAAGTGAAGTTAGAGGAAGTACGCAAAGAGAAGGACGCATCTGTTCAAAGTCAAGAATTTGAAAAGGCTGCTTCTTTACGAGATACAGAACAAAGATTAAGAGAACAATTAGAAGAAACAAAGAAAAATTGGAAAGAAAAACAAGGCCAAGAGAATACAGAAGTGACAGTGGAAGATATTGCAAGTGTTGTTTCAAGTTGGACTGGGATTCCTGTATCTAAGCTTGCGCAAACAGAAACAGATAAGTTGTTAAATATGGAAAATATTCTTCATAACCGAGTTATTGGCCAGGAAGAAGCTGTTATCGCTATTTCCAAGGCAGTAAGACGTGCAAGAGCTGGGTTAAAAGATCCAAAAAGACCAATTGGCTCCTTTATTTTCCTTGGTCCTACTGGAGTAGGGAAAACTGAACTTGCTCGTGCCCTTGCTGAGTCTATGTTTGGGGATGAAGATGCTATGATTCGTATCGATATGTCTGAATACATGGAGAAGCATTCTACTTCAAGATTAGTAGGATCCCCTCCAGGATATGTTGGATATGAAGAAGGCGGACAATTGACAGAGAAAGTAAGAAGAAAGCCATATTCTGTAGTGCTTTTAGATGAAATTGAAAAAGCTCATCCAGATGTGTTTAATATCTTACTTCAAGTGCTTGAAGATGGTCGCTTAACAGATTCTAAAGGACGTACAGTTGATTTCCGAAATACAGTTTTAATTATGACTTCCAATGTAGGTGCTTCAGCGTTAAAGCAAAATAAATATGTTGGTTTTAACGTTCAAGATGGAGATCAAGACTATAAAGATATGAAGGGCAAAGTAATGGAAGAGCTAAAAAGAGCATTCCGTCCAGAATTCTTAAACCGTATAGATGAAACAATTGTCTTCCATGCCTTAGAGAAGAAGCATTTAAAAGAAATTGTTACGTTAATGGCAGATCAGTTAGTTAAGCGCCTAACTGAACAGGATATTCAGTTGACTATTACAGAAGCAGCGAAAGAAAAAATTGCAGAAGAAGGATATGATCCGGAGTATGGGGCAAGACCACTACGTCGTGCGATCCAAAAGCATGTAGAGGATCGATTATCAGAAGAACTTCTAAAAGGAACGGTATTAACTGGTCAACAAATTGAATTGGATGTAGAAAATGGTGAGTTTACTGTTAAGGTAAATGGTGAAGAGCCGGCAGTAAATCTACAAAAATAA
- a CDS encoding UvrB/UvrC motif-containing protein, whose translation MMCTECNQRPATLHFSKNINGKVTEFHLCEHCAKENGDIFMINGSSGLSLNNLLAGLLNIEPSFQHITEDTYKRQKPLQCKDCQMTFSQFRKIGKLGCPHCYDTFKEQLLPFIKRLHGGNIEHKGKIPERIGGHFLIKKEIEQLRLELKELINNEEFEKAAVIRDEIKSKEKQLTSFIEGGE comes from the coding sequence ATGATGTGTACGGAATGTAATCAAAGACCAGCTACTTTACATTTTTCAAAAAATATTAATGGGAAAGTAACAGAGTTTCATCTCTGTGAGCATTGTGCAAAGGAAAATGGCGATATATTTATGATTAATGGTTCATCTGGTTTGTCTTTGAATAATTTATTAGCTGGGTTATTAAATATAGAGCCAAGTTTTCAACACATCACAGAAGATACTTATAAGAGACAAAAACCTTTACAGTGTAAAGATTGTCAAATGACATTTTCTCAATTCAGGAAAATAGGTAAATTAGGATGTCCTCATTGTTACGATACATTTAAGGAACAACTGTTACCGTTTATTAAACGACTCCACGGGGGGAATATTGAACACAAAGGAAAAATCCCGGAGCGCATTGGTGGTCATTTTCTTATCAAAAAGGAAATTGAGCAGTTGCGATTGGAGTTGAAGGAACTAATTAATAACGAAGAATTTGAAAAAGCAGCAGTCATTCGAGATGAAATAAAAAGTAAAGAAAAACAGTTAACTTCTTTTATCGAGGGAGGGGAGTAA